A single genomic interval of Piliocolobus tephrosceles isolate RC106 chromosome 7, ASM277652v3, whole genome shotgun sequence harbors:
- the UBXN8 gene encoding UBX domain-containing protein 8 isoform X1, with protein sequence MLHRMTASSTASLRSGFDYNSQTASCLPPTSGADFTSGSFFPPGIKDFLLLCGRIFLLLALLTLIISVTTSWLNSFKSSQVYPKEEEEKNEKRQKLVRKKQQEAQGEKASRYIENVLKPHREMKLRKLEERFYQMTGEAWKLSSGHKLGGDEGTSQTSFETSNREAAKSQNLPKPVTEFPSPAEQPTCKEIPDLPEEPSQTAEVVTVALRCPSGNVLRRRFLKSCSSQVLLDWMMRIGYHTSLYSLSTSFPRQPLAVEGGQSLEDIGITVDTVLILEEKEQTN encoded by the exons ATGTTGCATAGAATGACCGCTTCTTCGACTGCGTCGCTTCGGAGCGGCTTTGACTACAACTCCCAGACTGCATCGTGCCTGCCTCCCACTTCCGGAGCCGACTTCACTTCGGGGAGCTTTTTCcctccag gaatcaaggattttcttttgctttgtggCCGGATTTTCTTACTGCTTGCTCTTCTTACTTTAATTATTTCTGTGACTACCTCGTGGCTTAACTCATTTAAATCTTCCCAAGTTTATCCGAAGG aagaagaagaaaagaatgagaaaagacaaaaacttgtgagaaaaaaacaacaagagGCACAAGGAGAGAAG GCCAGCAGATACATAGAGAATGTTTTAAAACCTCACCGGGAAATGAAATTGAGAAAACTGGAGGAGCGCTTTTATCAAATGACGGGTGAAGCCTGGAAATTAAGCAGTGGTCACAAACTTGGG GGTGATGAAGGTACAAGTCAGACATCTTTTGAAACATCAAACAGAGAAGCAGCAAAGAGCCAGAACTTGCCTAAACCTGTAACTGAATTTCCATCTCCTGCTGAACAGCCCACATGCAAGGAG ATTCCTGATTTACCTGAAGAACCTTCTCAAACAGCAGAA GTAGTTACTGTTGCTCTCCGATGTCCCAGTGGGAATGTCCTGAGGAGAAGGTTTTTGAAGTCCTGCAGCTCACAG GTCTTACTTGACTGGATGATGAGAATTGGGTACCACACATCTCTATACAGCCTTTCTACTTCCTTTCCCAGACAGCCTCTGGCAGTGGAGGGGGGCCAGTCGCTGGAGGACATAGGAATAACTGTGGACACTGTGCTCATCCTGGAAGAGAAGGAGCAGACCAACTAG
- the UBXN8 gene encoding UBX domain-containing protein 8 isoform X2, with translation MAARGVVGIFFLSAVPLVCLELRRGIPDIGIKDFLLLCGRIFLLLALLTLIISVTTSWLNSFKSSQVYPKEEEEKNEKRQKLVRKKQQEAQGEKASRYIENVLKPHREMKLRKLEERFYQMTGEAWKLSSGHKLGGDEGTSQTSFETSNREAAKSQNLPKPVTEFPSPAEQPTCKEIPDLPEEPSQTAEVVTVALRCPSGNVLRRRFLKSCSSQVLLDWMMRIGYHTSLYSLSTSFPRQPLAVEGGQSLEDIGITVDTVLILEEKEQTN, from the exons ATGGCTGCACGTGGGGTTGttggtatttttttcctctctgctgtCCCCCTTGTGTGTCTGGAGCTCCGGCGTGGGATCCCGGATATAG gaatcaaggattttcttttgctttgtggCCGGATTTTCTTACTGCTTGCTCTTCTTACTTTAATTATTTCTGTGACTACCTCGTGGCTTAACTCATTTAAATCTTCCCAAGTTTATCCGAAGG aagaagaagaaaagaatgagaaaagacaaaaacttgtgagaaaaaaacaacaagagGCACAAGGAGAGAAG GCCAGCAGATACATAGAGAATGTTTTAAAACCTCACCGGGAAATGAAATTGAGAAAACTGGAGGAGCGCTTTTATCAAATGACGGGTGAAGCCTGGAAATTAAGCAGTGGTCACAAACTTGGG GGTGATGAAGGTACAAGTCAGACATCTTTTGAAACATCAAACAGAGAAGCAGCAAAGAGCCAGAACTTGCCTAAACCTGTAACTGAATTTCCATCTCCTGCTGAACAGCCCACATGCAAGGAG ATTCCTGATTTACCTGAAGAACCTTCTCAAACAGCAGAA GTAGTTACTGTTGCTCTCCGATGTCCCAGTGGGAATGTCCTGAGGAGAAGGTTTTTGAAGTCCTGCAGCTCACAG GTCTTACTTGACTGGATGATGAGAATTGGGTACCACACATCTCTATACAGCCTTTCTACTTCCTTTCCCAGACAGCCTCTGGCAGTGGAGGGGGGCCAGTCGCTGGAGGACATAGGAATAACTGTGGACACTGTGCTCATCCTGGAAGAGAAGGAGCAGACCAACTAG